A stretch of Bos taurus isolate L1 Dominette 01449 registration number 42190680 breed Hereford chromosome 5, ARS-UCD2.0, whole genome shotgun sequence DNA encodes these proteins:
- the CAPZA3 gene encoding F-actin-capping protein subunit alpha-3 — protein MSRSTLSRKEKEKVIRRLLIQAPPGEFVNAFDDLCLLIRDEKLMHHQGECAGHQHCQKYSVPLSIDGNAVLLSHHNVVGDYRFFDYQSKLSFKFDLLQNQLKDIQSHGIIRNETEYLRTVVLCALKLYVNDHYPKGNCNVLRKTVKNKEFLIACIEDHSYETADYWNGLWKSKWIFQVNPFLTQVTGRIFVQAHYFRCVNLHIEISKDLKESLEVVNQAQLALSFARLVEEQENKFQAALLEELQELSNEALRKILRRDLPVTRTHIDWQRILSDLNLVMYPKLGYVIYSRSVLCNWII, from the coding sequence ATGTCACGTAGCACTCTGagtaggaaagagaaagaaaaagtaattcgCAGACTATTGATACAGGCTCCTCCAGGGGAATTTGTAAATGCCTTCGATGATCTCTGTCTGCTTATCCGTGATGAAAAACTCATGCACCATCAAGGGGAGTGTGCGGGCCACCAACACTGCCAAAAATACTCTGTCCCACTCAGCATTGATGGGAATGCTGTCCTCCTGTCTCACCACAATGTCGTGGGCGACTACAGGTTTTTCGATTACCAGAGCAAACTTTCTTTCAAATTTGACCTGCTTCAAAACCAGTTAAAGGACATCCAGAGTCATGGAATCATTCGGAATGAGACAGAGTACCTGAGGACTGTAGTTCTGTGCGCCTTGAAGCTGTATGTGAACGACCACTACCCAAAGGGAAACTGCAATGTGCTgagaaaaacagtgaaaaataaggagttcttgatcGCCTGCATCGAAGACCACAGCTATGAAACAGCAGACTACTGGAATGGGCTTTGGAAATCAAAATGGATTTTCCAAGTCAATCCATTTCTAACCCAGGTAACAGGGAGAATTTTTGTGCAAGCTCACTATTTCAGGTGTGTCAACCTACACATCGAAATCTCCAAGGACCTGAAAGAAAGCTTGGAGGTAGTGAACCAAGCTCAACTGGCTCTAAGTTTTGCAAGACTTGTGGAAGAGCAAGAGAATAAATTTCAAGCTGCACTGTTGGAAGAACTACAGGAGTTATCGAATGAAGCTCTGAGAAAAATTCTACGAAGAGATCTTCCAGTGACCCGTACTCATATTGACTGGCAGAGGATACTCTCTGACTTGAATCTGGTGATGTACCCTAAATTAGGGTATGTCATTTATTCAAGAAGTGTGCTATGCAACTGGATAATATAA